GAGTCAACTCATTAATAAAAATTGAGCCAGGGCAGAAAAAACTTCTTTGATTTCTCGGCTTCTCCAGCTCTTTTTTCAATGCATTTGAAACATCTATCCCAAAATATTCGATAGGAAGATCAGAAGAACTACCGATTGTAATTAATTTTCCTCCGTTTCTTACAAAATCTCTTATATTAATTGTGCCATCAATTCCAATACCTCCTGCATATTCTGGAGACACTTCTCCCTTATCCTTTCCCTCAAGAATTATTTTTAATGGCATGGGTGGAATGATTATTACATCAAACTTTTCTGCTAAATTTCCTGCCTTTATTTCGCTGTTTTGTACAACTTTGAACTCAAAATCAAATTTTTCAAGGACAAATCTGAGCCATCCCTCATCCATATTTGGAACGAATGACTGATACACTCCTATCCTTTTATTTTTCATCTTTAAAGTTTTTGTCCTTGGTAATTCATCTGTTCCAAGAATTTCAACTGGTATGCTTTTTGTAAAATCTATCAACAATTTATCCACCTCACCTTTATTTAGAATAATAACAGTGCCGCGATTGAATTTCTCTCCTGAAACAGAAAATTCATTCAGAGCTATTTCAACATTATAATTTTTCTTAAGAAGCTGATTAATTAGGGTTGATTCCTCGTTTGTCTGATTTTTCAACAGAAAATATCTCTTTCCTTTAATCTTTATTTTTCCGTGCAAGCTATATCCATAGGGTAAAATTTGGAGCTCAGCACTGAAAGGTTTTTTAATTTCAATACATTTAACCCCCATCTGTAGAGGAAGTGTCCAGGTAGACTCATCATATGGGTATTCCAATCTGCCACCACCTAAATCCCTTGCAGGGTATTGCTTCATTTCCAGAAGGTCTTTTATAAATGATCGATATGGCTGGGAGAGAGGAACTATAAATGTACCGGAAGGAAATTCAATTCCATCTGCTTCAAACTCTTTCTTTGCTTCATAAACTTCTGCTCCACCTCTTTGAAGAACATTTATCAATTTTATCGCTGTCGGCAAATCTCTCTGATTTTTTGGAATAATGTAAGCATATGGAGGCTCTGACTTTCCTTTTTCAATTTGATTCAATGCAAACCTATAATAATTATACATATATTTTTCTTTATCCTCAGAAATTCTCCTTAATATTGAATCCGCAAAAATCTCTTCGTACTCAATTATATCTTTCAATCTCCACCATCCTCCTTCCCATGGTTCCAGATATGAAGATTGAATATCCATGCTATATATTCCCCTTCCTCTATCCTGAAGGTCGCTTTTTCTCAAAAATAAAGGAGAGGCAAGGTTACATGAGGCAGCCTCTGTTAGAATTCCGATTGCATTGTGTCTTATAGGAGCTGCTCTATTTGCCATGTTATACCAGCTATCAAAAATCATATTGGTTGCAATTCCTTTTTTCCCTCTTTTAGTAAATTCAAAGGCAGCTTCTGAGCAAAGAAGATTTAACTCTCTTAGGAGAAGAGGTTCAATGTTGGGATTTGTCGGATCATAGTAAGGTGGGATAAAAAGCCTGGGCCCTCTCTGTCCCATTTGATGAACATCCCAGACTACTATAGGGAAAAACTCTCGATACAATATTTTTGTCCACATTTCAGTTTCTTTTTGGGTGATCATAAACCAATCTCGGTTATTATCATGTCCTGTATAGTAATGGTAGAGCCAGGGCATGGAAGAAGCCTCATACTGGGTTCCCAAATTCCTGTAGTACCACTCTACAACCATATCAATTCCATCTGGATTTACTGACGGAACGAGTAATAAAACTGTATTGTTCAAAATCTTTAAGACCTCAGGATCGTTCGAAGAGACAAGTCTATATGCAAGCCTCATAGAAAACAGTGTTGAAGCAATTTCAGTAGAATGAATCGCACAAGATATTGCTACAATTGCTTTTCCTTCTTTTATTAAAGATTCAACTTCTTCCTCAACAGTCTTTCTTGGATCCTGAAGTTTTCTCTGAATTTCTTTAATTCTATCTAAATTTTTTAAATTTTCAGAACTTGAAATAACTGCAAAAATAAACCTCCTGCCTAAAGTCGATTTTCCAAGGTCAATCACTTCAATTCTATCTGAGGCTTTATCCAGGCTATCAAAATAGTCAAGAATCTGATTCCATTTAGCAAGCTTAAAATCTTCTCCAGGCTCAAACCCTAAAATTTCTTTTGGTGCAGGAATTTTTTCATCAGAATAGATTAAAATTACTGTCAGAGTAGCAATAAAAAGAAAAAATAGTTTAAAAACAGAAACTTCTCTCTTCATATTCTCCTCCAATTTGATAATCTTTTAGCCAATTTTTATAAGGATGGGGAGACCTGATTTAATCAAATTAAGAATTTTCCATTTTTTGCAATGAAGCGACCCTTAGCTTTTATTGTAACTTTTTCTACAAGAGAATCATAATGATGTTTTGAAGAATTTTTACCAAGGCCATATGAATCGCCAATTGCTACATGTATTGTTCCAAATGCCTTTTCTGCTTCGAGCATATTAGGGCATATCTTTGCTTTTTTGTTTGTTCCAATCCCAAATTCTCCTACTATGAACCCTGAGGGATCATCTCCGATATTTTTGATAATATCCAATATTCCTTTTCCGCTCCATCTGATTAGTTTTCCTTCCTTAAATTCCATAATTCCTTTTCCTATCTTATTATCTATAAGGCTTACCACCATCTTTCCATTAAAAGTTTCCTCTACAGGGGCAGTGTAACACTCTCCAGCTGGAAGATTTCCATGTTTTCCTTTCTGAGATATATCTCCGTTGTCATTTTCCCATTTCCTTCCTTTTACTGAAAACTCTAATCTTGTTCCAAATGGATTCTCAATCACTACATCTTCTGCTTCTCTCATCGCATCAATTATTTTTCTTGTAAACTTATCCATCTCTTCAAAATCAATATTTACAAGCCTTTCCATCATCTCTTTTGTTATACCTGGCATCATACATATTCTTCCGTATTGAGAACCCATCTTAACCATAAATCCTCTGAATGGCTTCTCTTCAATTCTACTATCGAGCAAATAGGCAGTAACATCCGCTATCTTAATTATTTCTTCAAAAATTTTTGTTTCTTTTTTTATGGGTCTTAGGGTTTCTATCATTAAATAAGTTGTTATCTCTGCTTTCTGTTTTTTAGCCCAGTATGCTAAAGCTTCTGCAATTTCCATTTTTTGTTTATCTGTAACTAATAGAAAATTCTCTCCTTCCTTTATCTTAAGGGCATGGACAACTGCCTTTTCCGCAGCTGATAATAATTTAGAATGACGCATTATTATCTCCTCCACAATATGACCTTATTGGATTATATTGATTTAGAAACATAATTTCAACCAAGAAGTAAGCATTTTTTCTATTAACTTAATAAAAATACATTGCCTAAGTAAACATTTTTCAAGCCATTTTTTTCTGCGATTTCTTTTGCTTTGAATGCCTGCATTCTTGATGATCTCAGAAGGTCGTAAAAGAAAAAATGAGGAGAGAACCCAAGGAGAACATAGGGAATATCTCTGTCAAGGTCTGAAATGAATTTTGAAATTTTATATATCTCTTCTTCATCTATGTATCCAGGGATTAAGAGTGTGCTTGCAATCAAACCCTTCTTCAATCCGTACTCTTTCTTTAATTCAGCCAACATCGAAAAATTTTCAAGAGTCCATTCATTGTTCGTTCCACATAAAGCATAATTCAATTTAGTATCAAAAGTTTTGATATCAAATTTTATCCATCCATTACTACTCCAAGAAATCTCTGCAATTTTTCTTGCAATTTTTGAGTTCATTGAACCATTTGTCTCCCAGCAAATAGTTGCTTTTTTATTTTTTAATATTTCCCTTGAAGCTCTTATTGAATGAACAATTTGAGGGGTTGGATCTCCTCCAAAATAACAGACGCAGAAAGTATTTTTATCGATCAAATTTTTAAATTCCTCAGATGGAATAGTTTTAGTTCGATATCTTGAATTTTTAAAGTGCCAGTTCTGACAGAAAAGACAGTTAAATGAGCAGGATCTATAAAAAACTGCAAGATTTTTCATTCCAAATTTTTTAGTCCCTTCACAAACTTTATCAGCAACGCAATTGGTTGGAAGAGGATCATAATAATAGTCAAGTGTTCCTAATTCTAATGATCCGCAATATCCTGACTCATCCTTTGAGAAAATACACTGATTGACACAAACCTTACATTTCTTTCCGCCTTCTTTTTTCGGTGGAAAAGGAGGAAGATTAAATTTTTTTCTCGATTCTGAATGGGCTCTGTCAATTAAAGGTTTTACTCTCTCAAAATTATTTCTTATACAATCCAGGCACAACTTTAAATACTCAGAAATTATAGGTGACTCTCTTCTGCAATTTAAACAAATCGCCATTTTAATTATCTCTTGAGCAGTCAAAGTTTCTGGAAAGAGAAATTTTTTTAAAGAATT
This genomic stretch from Acidobacteriota bacterium harbors:
- a CDS encoding M14 metallopeptidase family protein, with amino-acid sequence MKREVSVFKLFFLFIATLTVILIYSDEKIPAPKEILGFEPGEDFKLAKWNQILDYFDSLDKASDRIEVIDLGKSTLGRRFIFAVISSSENLKNLDRIKEIQRKLQDPRKTVEEEVESLIKEGKAIVAISCAIHSTEIASTLFSMRLAYRLVSSNDPEVLKILNNTVLLLVPSVNPDGIDMVVEWYYRNLGTQYEASSMPWLYHYYTGHDNNRDWFMITQKETEMWTKILYREFFPIVVWDVHQMGQRGPRLFIPPYYDPTNPNIEPLLLRELNLLCSEAAFEFTKRGKKGIATNMIFDSWYNMANRAAPIRHNAIGILTEAASCNLASPLFLRKSDLQDRGRGIYSMDIQSSYLEPWEGGWWRLKDIIEYEEIFADSILRRISEDKEKYMYNYYRFALNQIEKGKSEPPYAYIIPKNQRDLPTAIKLINVLQRGGAEVYEAKKEFEADGIEFPSGTFIVPLSQPYRSFIKDLLEMKQYPARDLGGGRLEYPYDESTWTLPLQMGVKCIEIKKPFSAELQILPYGYSLHGKIKIKGKRYFLLKNQTNEESTLINQLLKKNYNVEIALNEFSVSGEKFNRGTVIILNKGEVDKLLIDFTKSIPVEILGTDELPRTKTLKMKNKRIGVYQSFVPNMDEGWLRFVLEKFDFEFKVVQNSEIKAGNLAEKFDVIIIPPMPLKIILEGKDKGEVSPEYAGGIGIDGTINIRDFVRNGGKLITIGSSSDLPIEYFGIDVSNALKKELEKPRNQRSFFCPGSIFINELTHSTPVAFGLPKEISIFYNEEPVFEVKKGTSVMKFPEFNSLLSGIVKEEKMILGKSTFVDVPYEKGNVILIGFDVLHHAQSHGTFKLLFNAIQY
- a CDS encoding aminopeptidase, whose product is MRHSKLLSAAEKAVVHALKIKEGENFLLVTDKQKMEIAEALAYWAKKQKAEITTYLMIETLRPIKKETKIFEEIIKIADVTAYLLDSRIEEKPFRGFMVKMGSQYGRICMMPGITKEMMERLVNIDFEEMDKFTRKIIDAMREAEDVVIENPFGTRLEFSVKGRKWENDNGDISQKGKHGNLPAGECYTAPVEETFNGKMVVSLIDNKIGKGIMEFKEGKLIRWSGKGILDIIKNIGDDPSGFIVGEFGIGTNKKAKICPNMLEAEKAFGTIHVAIGDSYGLGKNSSKHHYDSLVEKVTIKAKGRFIAKNGKFLI
- a CDS encoding radical SAM protein, whose amino-acid sequence is MAICLNCRRESPIISEYLKLCLDCIRNNFERVKPLIDRAHSESRKKFNLPPFPPKKEGGKKCKVCVNQCIFSKDESGYCGSLELGTLDYYYDPLPTNCVADKVCEGTKKFGMKNLAVFYRSCSFNCLFCQNWHFKNSRYRTKTIPSEEFKNLIDKNTFCVCYFGGDPTPQIVHSIRASREILKNKKATICWETNGSMNSKIARKIAEISWSSNGWIKFDIKTFDTKLNYALCGTNNEWTLENFSMLAELKKEYGLKKGLIASTLLIPGYIDEEEIYKISKFISDLDRDIPYVLLGFSPHFFFYDLLRSSRMQAFKAKEIAEKNGLKNVYLGNVFLLS